Proteins encoded in a region of the Pseudomonadota bacterium genome:
- a CDS encoding type II toxin-antitoxin system HicA family toxin translates to MPKVPRLTAQEAETMLLAAGFTLARSRGSHRIYMRGEQRIVVPFHPGRTLHPKIVKQVIRAIEGD, encoded by the coding sequence TTGCCTAAGGTCCCACGGCTCACAGCGCAGGAGGCCGAGACCATGCTGCTCGCCGCCGGGTTCACCCTTGCGCGCAGCCGCGGCAGCCACCGGATCTACATGCGCGGCGAACAGCGGATCGTCGTGCCGTTCCACCCAGGCAGGACGCTCCATCCGAAAATCGTGAAGCAGGTAATTCGGGCGATCGAAGGCGACTGA
- the add gene encoding adenosine deaminase: protein MATHSADWFDAVPKVELHVHLEGAIPLPALAELARKYGERDAADVGALRERFRYRDFPHFIDVWVWKNGLLRELDDFAFVAEAVARDLRAQHVLYAEAFYSPPDFAKRGFEVGEITAAVRAGLDRVDGIELRLVADLVRDFGPVRAARALEEVAEVRGLGVIGIGIGGSEHEFPPGPFAEVFERVRELGFRTSAHAGEAAGPGSVRGAVEVLRVDRVGHATRAAEDQRLVAELEARRIPLEMCPISNVRTRVVPDLAAHPVRDFFDRGLLVTVNTDDPAMFQTSLAHEYRELVRVHGFTFEEIRKLVENAVAASWLAEDGKKRLLAGLRAEPGWTPT, encoded by the coding sequence ATGGCGACCCATAGCGCAGACTGGTTCGACGCCGTCCCAAAGGTGGAGCTCCACGTGCACCTCGAGGGCGCGATCCCGCTGCCGGCGCTCGCCGAGCTGGCGCGCAAGTACGGCGAACGCGACGCGGCCGACGTCGGCGCCCTGCGCGAGCGCTTCCGCTACCGCGACTTCCCGCACTTCATCGACGTCTGGGTCTGGAAGAACGGCCTCCTGCGCGAGCTCGACGACTTCGCGTTCGTCGCCGAGGCGGTCGCCCGGGATCTGCGCGCCCAGCACGTCCTCTACGCGGAGGCGTTCTACTCGCCGCCCGACTTCGCGAAGCGCGGTTTCGAGGTCGGCGAGATCACGGCGGCGGTCCGCGCCGGGCTAGACCGGGTCGACGGGATCGAGCTGCGGCTCGTCGCGGATCTCGTGCGCGACTTCGGGCCCGTTCGGGCGGCGCGGGCGCTCGAAGAGGTCGCGGAGGTGCGCGGCCTCGGCGTCATCGGCATCGGCATCGGCGGTAGCGAGCACGAGTTCCCGCCCGGACCGTTCGCCGAGGTGTTCGAGCGCGTTCGGGAGCTGGGCTTCCGGACGAGCGCCCACGCCGGCGAGGCGGCGGGGCCAGGGAGCGTGCGGGGCGCCGTCGAGGTGCTGCGCGTCGATCGAGTCGGTCACGCCACCCGCGCGGCCGAGGATCAGCGGCTCGTCGCGGAGCTCGAGGCGCGGCGGATCCCCCTCGAGATGTGCCCGATCTCCAACGTCCGCACCCGAGTGGTGCCCGATCTCGCGGCGCACCCGGTTCGCGATTTCTTCGATCGCGGGCTGCTCGTCACGGTCAACACCGACGATCCGGCGATGTTCCAGACGTCGCTCGCCCACGAGTACCGCGAGCTGGTCCGCGTCCACGGCTTCACGTTCGAGGAGATCCGCAAGCTCGTCGAGAACGCTGTCGCCGCGAGCTGGCTGGCTGAGGACGGCAAGAAGAGGCTGCTCGCCGGGCTCCGCGCGGAGCCTGGGTGGACGCCAACGTAG
- a CDS encoding nucleotidyltransferase family protein, translating to MSLSSDFVEFIECLNRKRVEYLLVGGHALAFHGVPRFTKDIDFWVRPERANAARLLEALAEFGFSSTGLTVGDFAVAGKVVQLGIEPNRIDLITRVDGVEFDEAWAQRIATTYRGVALDVLSLPLLIANKRSTGRKQDALDAKTLEAVLARTKKG from the coding sequence ATGAGCCTGAGCAGCGACTTCGTCGAGTTCATCGAGTGCTTGAACCGCAAGCGCGTTGAGTACCTGCTCGTCGGCGGCCACGCGCTCGCGTTCCACGGCGTGCCCCGCTTCACGAAGGACATCGACTTCTGGGTACGGCCAGAGCGCGCGAACGCGGCGCGTCTGCTCGAGGCGCTCGCGGAGTTCGGATTCTCGAGCACCGGATTGACCGTCGGCGACTTCGCCGTGGCGGGTAAGGTCGTTCAGCTCGGCATCGAGCCGAATCGGATCGACCTCATCACCCGGGTCGACGGCGTGGAGTTCGACGAGGCGTGGGCGCAGCGGATCGCGACGACGTACCGCGGCGTCGCCCTGGATGTCCTGTCGCTCCCTCTGCTGATCGCCAACAAGCGGAGCACCGGGCGCAAGCAGGACGCGCTCGACGCGAAGACGCTGGAGGCGGTGCTGGCGCGTACGAAGAAGGGATAG